A genomic region of Magnolia sinica isolate HGM2019 chromosome 6, MsV1, whole genome shotgun sequence contains the following coding sequences:
- the LOC131248545 gene encoding uncharacterized protein LOC131248545 produces MMGICSDDSEEDRFFDSREDISSVSDSGSDCADGFDSSTRFLDWVSGNFRYEVWIARPDSVHERRDKFLRWMGLGLDQSDGRSLDSIDPSDEISPDVDRVMETSGAVLRNSDCGDEFSSSRSSMSTCSGDAPDSSVDGLLEENFMCRIRNLDDGTEFIVDELGQDGTLSRLREVGSNRLYTVDEFQRALGLSPFVQQFMRREAAATAASNLGAVTKRKKKGWLWRLGAVACAVDRQGEEGELQSDDLHPSTGAWSWTRRVRVRSYKKRCKEFSALYMGQEIQAHVGPILTMKFSPDGEYLASAGEDGIVHVWQVMECERRDEDDVNDLDPSCMYFTLNGSSELASLFVDKEKLGKFRRMKKTSDSACVILPPKVFRLSEKPLHEFHGHSGEVLDLSWSNNKYLLSSSVDKTVRLWQVGRDRCLKVFSHNDYVTCVQFNPVDDKYFISGSIDGKVRIWAIPDCHVVDWTDIREIVTAVCYRPDGQGGIVGSMTGNCRFYDASDNHLQLAKQLYLQGKKKSPGKRITGFQFSPTDPTKVMVTSADSQVRILDGVEVVWKYKGLRNAGSQISASFSSDGRHIISASEDSNVYVWNYNTPERPTPHQAKSIWSSERFFSSNVSVAIPWPGMKSVNSAPPSSGTPSDQQVRQDLTGSSENGRRGSSDFLQNMPSFSSPDHCLLGRGFFLEVLPKGSATWPEEKLPASGLLTVSSAMCKSQYKFLKTSCQNTVTAPHAWGSVIVTAGWDGRIRSFHNYGLPVRL; encoded by the exons ATGATGGGGATCTGCAGTGACGACAGTGAAGAAGATCGGTTCTTTGACTCTAGAGAGGATATTTCGTCAGTTTCCGATTCGGGGTCTGATTGTGCGGACGGGTTCGATTCAAGCACCAGGTTTCTTGATTGGGTCTCGGGTAATTTCCGTTACGAGGTCTGGATCGCGAGACCGGATAGTGTACATGAGCGCCGTGACAAGTTCTTGAGATGGATGGGTTTGGGTCTGGATCAGAGCGATGGGAGGAGTTTGGATTCGATTGATCCATCGGATGAGATTTCGCCTGATGTCGATCGGGTCATGGAGACAAGTGGGGCCGTGTTGAGGAACTCTGATTGCGGAGATGAGTTCTCGTCGAGTCGGTCCTCCATGTCTACCTGTTCTGGCGATGCACCTGATTCGTCCGTGGATGGCCTTTTGGAGGAGAATTTCATGTGTCGTATTAGGAATTTGGATGATGGGACAGAGTTCATTGTTGATGAATTGGGGCAGGATGGGACACTGAGTAGACTTCGGGAAGTGGGTTCTAACCGGTTGTATACTGTCGATGAGTTCCAGAGGGCACTTGGGTTGTCGCCATTTGTGCAGCAGTTTATGCGGAGAGAAGCTGCAGCAACAGCAGCGAGCAATTTGGGTGCAGTgacaaagagaaagaagaagggatGGTTGTGGAGATTGGGAGCCGTAGCTTGTGCTGTGGATAGGCAAGGAGAGGAAGGCGAATTGCAGTCTGATGATCTGCACCCGAGCACAGGGGCTTGGAGTTGGACTCGTAGAGTTCGGGTCCGCTCGTATAAGAAGCGTTGCAAGGAATTCTCTGCTCTTTACATGGGTCAGGAGATCCAAGCTCACGTGGGTCCAATCTTGACCATGAAGTTTAGTCCTGATGGGGAGTACCTGGCAAGTGCAGGTGAGGATGGCATTGTGCATGTGTGGCAGGTGATGGAGTGTGAAAGAAGGGATGAAGATGATGTTAATGATCTTGATCCTTCCTGCATGTATTTCACTTTGAATGGTTCTTCTGAATTAGCTTCCCTTTTTGTGGATAAAGAGAAATTGGGTAAATTCAGGAGGATGAAGAAAACATCCGATTCGGCGTGCGTCATTTTACCCCCAAAAGTTTTCCGGCTATCAGAGAAACCACTGCATGAGTTCCATGGGCACAGTGGCGAGGTGTTGGATCTGTCATGGTCGAACAATAAG TATCTACTGTCATCATCTGTGGATAAAACCGTTCGCCTGTGGCAAGTGGGACGCGACAGATGCCTCAAAGTTTTTTCCCACAACGATTATG TGACATGTGTTCAGTTTAATCCGGTTGATGACAAATACTTCATCAGTGGCTCGATAGATGGAAAAGTCCGCATTTGGGCCATTCCCGATTGCCATGTTGTTGATTGGACAGATATAAGGGAAATAGTCACTGCCGTGTGTTACCGTCCTGATGGGCAG GGTGGGATAGTTGGCTCCATGACCGGCAATTGTCGCTTTTATGATGCATCAG ATAATCATCTGCAACTGGCCAAGCAACTATACTTGCAGGGTAAGAAGAAGTCCCCGGGCAAAAGGATAACTGGATTTCAG TTTTCTCCAACTGATCCTACAAAAGTAATGGTTACTTCTGCTGATTCACAAGTCCGAATTCTTGATGGGGTCGAGGTTGTCTGGAAATACAAGG GCCTCAGAAATGCTGGAAGTCAAATATCTGCATCATTCAGTTCAGATGGGAGGCATATCATCTCTGCGAGCGAGGATTCCAATGTCTATGTATGGAACTACAATACCCCAGAGAGGCCCACCCCCCATCAGGCGAAGAGCATCTGGTCTTCTGAGCGCTTCTTCTCCAGCAATGTGTCGGTTGCAATACCTTGGCCCGGCATGAAATCTGTAAATTCAGCCCCACCTTCATCTGGAACCCCGTCTGATCAGCAAGTTCGTCAGGACCTGACAGGAAGTTCGGAGAATGGTCGCCGTGGCAGCTCAGATTTTTTGCAGAACATGCCTTCTTTTTCATCTCCTGACCATTGCTTGCTGGGCCGTGGATTCTTCTTGGAAGTTCTGCCCAAAGGATCTGCAACTTGGCCAGAGGAGAAGCTTCCCGCATCTGGCTTGCTGACAGTGTCGTCTGCCATGTGCAAATCCCAGTACAAGTTTCTGAAGACGTCTTGCCAGAACACTGTCACAGCCCCTCATGCATGGGGCTCAGTGATCGTTACTGCAGGGtgggatggacggattagatcatTCCACAATTATGGATTGCCAGTTCGTTTGTGA